The window TACACTACGGACCAGGACATCCCCTTTGGCGAACGGGCTACGGGCTACTACCTGACTCCGGGCCGTGATGTGGGCCTCATGGCCCATGCATCCTTTTGGGACGATCGAATCTACTACGGTGCGGGTATTTTCAACGGCGACGGTCTGGACGACACGGTGGGCGGCGATTCGGATTCTCCGGAATTTACGGGCCGGATTGTCTATGCCCCCTTCAGGAACATGGGCATCCCCCTGGCGGACGGGCTGCAGATCGGGGGATCTTACAGCTACGCCAAGGCGGATCGAAACAATGTGAAGGTGGAGGTGAAAACCGGTGGATTAACCACATTTTTCAATGTGAATTCAGCGGCCAAATTCAACATTATCCGCGAGGTCGATTCCCGCACCCGTTATGGCGCTGAAATGGCCTGGGCCTACGGTCCTCTGCTCCTGTGGGGGGAATACATTAATCTGCGGTTCTCGGATGTTGAGACCAGTGATGCGGAGTTTGACATCAATGTGAAGGAACATTACGGGGCACTGCTTTGGATGATTACCGGAGAAAAGCCAGCCCTTGAACATGGGGTCATTCAGGCGATCCGGCCGCTGCGGAATCTGGGGCAGGGCGGCTGGGGGGCCCTGGGTCTGGCGTTTCGGTATGATTACTTCGACGGGGGCGATGCGACCTATAAATACCTTGTGGAGCCGGGGATTTCGGTTCGGGAAGCCACGGCCTACACGGTGGCTTTAAACTGGTATCTCAATCCTTACCTCCGTCTGCTGATCAATGCCACAAGCACCCGGTTTGACCGACCCCTGTTGATTATGAAGGATTCTCTCACCGGGAAAGCCGTATACAGCGATCGTGAAGACGTCGTGACGGGGCGTATTCAACTTCAATTTTAGCCGGAGTTTGATTGAAATCAGGAAATTAACACAACAGCACGGGAGGAAAAAAATGAAAAAGTGTGCAGCCATTATGGGGGCCATATTTATGGTCATGGTCACGGTATCGGTGGTGTTATCCGCGTACCATCATGAAGGAGAGACCGATTCACAGCATTTTGTAGCCCAGTATCCGGACAAAGCAGGTACAAAACTGGATCACTGTGCCCTCTGCCATACCGGAGGGCAATACGAACAGAAACCGGGTAAATGGGTGAGCCTGGGCAGCTGCCAGTGGTGCCATCAGAGCTATGGATACGACGGCAGCGGAAATATCGTGGATACCCTGAATCCCTATGGGATGGATTATCTGCTCAACGGCCGGAACCAGAATGCCGTCGCCGCCATAGCGGACAAGGATTCTGATGGGGATGGATACAGCAATGGGGTGGAGATCGCCGCGATCCGATATCCGGGCAACGCCAAGGACGATCCCACCAAGGTGCCGGCGCCGAGCCGCGTGTATACCAGGGCCCAGCTGGAAGCCATGGGCCAGCATACCCAGTTTCTGCTCATGAACACCGCTCGGTCCGGTGATTTTTATGCTCAGTATAGCGGGGTACCGGTGGAAGATCTGTTGAAGGATGCGGGTATCCTGGATTCCGCATCGGGCATCACGGTGTTTGCGCCGGATGGGTGGTCTGACTATCATCCCCTTGAGGCGGACCCGGATCCCGAACTCTATCATGTGAACGGCATTTATCCCCAAGCCGTGTTTTACTATGATGCCGAGGCGGACACCGCCATTAACGTCACGGATGGCTGGTGCGATTACGGTGCCCCTTCCTGTGCGGGGCGAAGCCATGGGGATACTATCGTCAATGAAGACGGCCTGAAGATGATTCTGGCCTTCAAGCGGGAAGGGCAGGCTATGGAACCCGGTATATTGGGCGACGACAACAAACTTTCGGGGGAAGGACCATTTCGAATCGTACCGCCTCAGAAAGTAACCTCTCCTCCGGACCAGGGCAGTACCGCCGCCAATCAGGATGTGATATGGCCCTATGATTATGACTGGGACCACAATGCCGGTTCCTCCACCCGGACTGTGACCATTATCCGGGTTGAACCGCTCCCCGAAGGGACCACGGATATCGATGTTCTGGAAGCCGGCTGGCAATATGTGGACCAGGAAAAAATCATTGTCTACGGCGCCATCACGGATACCAACCCTCCTGTTGCCGATATCAAGGTCAACGGCCAGGACAGCCCTGTAGCGATTTCAAGCAACGATTCCATTTCCGTCACTGTCGGGCTCACCCCCGGCAGCCGGGCCGGACAGATGGCCGACTGGTGGGTGGCTGCATATGAATCGAATTGGGGGTGGTTCAGTTATGTCTACGCCATGAGGAGTTGGACTTCAGGGATTGCACCCTGCGTTCAGGCGGGACTGTTCAATTTGTCGCCTGGTGTTGAGGTGTTCAACGGCAAGCTGCCTGCGGGGATATATAATTTTCATTTTGCCGTGGACAGCAATGCCGATGGTCAACCAACGGGCACCTGGCATGATACGGTTAAGGTGACTGTCCAGTAGCCGCGGCACGCAACTATTCGGCAAAAGGGGCAGGAACGGAGACGTTCCTGCCTTTCTTGTTTTTCGCGAAGATTTTTTCTGA is drawn from Deltaproteobacteria bacterium and contains these coding sequences:
- a CDS encoding OprO/OprP family phosphate-selective porin, whose protein sequence is MRHGLKKLQFFGLAGLFALLLFFGSNTVCPAQGEALEQLLELLQQNGAISNEQAAMIMTTLKQDQKALAAREQELKKREMILLQRENASREKEKAFSIKAVADEGGKKEASVSSPSEETAQVKMSGGETQEVLQKDPEKKESAFTLDAVFDEGFYLRSREKDLFELRIGGLFQEDYRYFSYDSDADPDKNKFDIRRARLLLTGHLYRMFSYKFQYEFQGAGSRNLLDAYVDTSVLPFISFRAGQFKEPFSLEQYTTDQDIPFGERATGYYLTPGRDVGLMAHASFWDDRIYYGAGIFNGDGLDDTVGGDSDSPEFTGRIVYAPFRNMGIPLADGLQIGGSYSYAKADRNNVKVEVKTGGLTTFFNVNSAAKFNIIREVDSRTRYGAEMAWAYGPLLLWGEYINLRFSDVETSDAEFDINVKEHYGALLWMITGEKPALEHGVIQAIRPLRNLGQGGWGALGLAFRYDYFDGGDATYKYLVEPGISVREATAYTVALNWYLNPYLRLLINATSTRFDRPLLIMKDSLTGKAVYSDREDVVTGRIQLQF